From the genome of Colletotrichum higginsianum IMI 349063 chromosome 4, whole genome shotgun sequence, one region includes:
- a CDS encoding Zinc-binding dehydrogenase — protein sequence MTANQAAWLTGKKVKPLEVRPAPYTPPGENEIVVRNRAVAINPVDWFKQEIGDFMYEWVKYPMILGNDVAGEVFEVGPGDSAARFQVGDRVLGHAVGLDKRSNKTSEGAFQDYVVLRADLASPVPDFVSFEQACVVPLGASTAASGLFAKDYLNLQRPRVDATPTGETLLVWGGSTSVGCNAIQLAVCAGYEVIATASPHNFEYLKTLGAKEVFDYRSPTVVQDIIRSFQGHTSAGAFAIGANSLVPCMNIVAASGGRKFVAQASVAGPGKPPTSLVGLASLIWAMTSESVTVTLKGKFSGVRTKFIWGSDLMANEIGAAIYRDFLPDALAQGKFVPAPKTEVVGHGLGSIQEAFGISYNGVSAKKLVISL from the coding sequence ATGACGGCCAACCAAGCTGCGTGGCTCACCGGCAAGAAAGTCAAGCCTCTGGAAGTGAGGCCCGCACCTTACACGCCGCCAGGAGAGAACGAAATCGTCGTACGCAACCGAGCCGTCGCCATCAACCCCGTCGACTGGTTCAAGCAAGAAATCGGCGACTTCATGTACGAGTGGGTCAAGTACCCGATGATCCTGGgcaacgacgtcgccggcgaggtcttCGAGGTTGGCCCCGGCGACAGCGCAGCACGGTTCCAAGTCGGCGACCGCGTCCTGGgccacgccgtcggcctcgacaagcGCAGCAACAAGACGTCGGAGGGCGCGTTCCAGGATTACGTCGTCTTGCGAGCCGATCTCGCGTCTCCGGTTCCCGACTTTGTCAGTTTCGAGCAGGCCTGCGTCGTCCCCCTCGGTGCAtcgaccgccgcctcgggGCTCTTTGCGAAGGATTACCTCAACCTGCAACGCCCGAGAGTCGACGCAACGCCCACCGGCGAGACGCTCCTGGTCTGGGGCGGGTCGACCAGCGTGGGCTGCAACGCCATCCAGCTCGCGGTGTGCGCTGGGTACGAGGTCAtcgcgacggcgtcgccacACAACTTTGAATATCTCAAGACCCTCGGTGCCAAGGAGGTCTTCGACTACAGAAGCCCCACCGTCGTTCAGGACATCATCAGATCATTTCAGGGGCATACGTCGGCCGGCGCCTTCGCCATCGGTGCGAACTCCCTCGTTCCCTGCATGAATATCGTCGCGGCCTCCGGGGGACGGAAATTTGTCGCCCAAGCAAGCGTTGCCGGGCCGGGGAAACCGCCTACTAGTCTGGTTGGTTTGGCATCTTTAATCTGGGCGATGACCTCCGAGAGCGTTACGGTCACTCTCAAAGGAAAGTTCTCCGGAGTTCGGACCAAGTTTATCTGGGGGAGCGACTTGATGGCGAACGAAATCGGCGCGGCCATCTATCGGGACTTCTTGCCTGATGCTTTGGCCCAGGGCAAGTTTGTTCCGGCGCCCAAGACCGAGGTTGTTGGCCACGGTCTGGGGTCTATCCAGGAGGCGTTCGGAATCAGCTATAACGGGGTTTCCGCCAAGAAGCTGGTGATATCTCTATAA
- a CDS encoding Cephamycin biosynthesis protein CmcJ, whose product MAQPGRQVQTKIKYFDDPGVPLVPMIIGGPEPGKPQPKVEIPTTITDVTGREDEFTLDVQGFHYVKHESQVTNWDDDEEIKRVNYPEMEKLCWKVLSETANMPKPCLVHIMTHIIRRGPKDGEGPKGPAPLYGVHVDQSFKAAEGVAQRWLGDRAEELLKKPRYQIINANPFAVSDARTIPDSDLVFVPVRFPDHDTEAVEVRPPTNSPHKWYFKDKQQTDDVLFFKQVDSSTKPGVPRRVPHCAFKDTDLPEGAGEPRASIEVRAFVFYDED is encoded by the exons ATGGCACAGCCGGGACGACAAGTGCAAACAAAAATCAAGTACTTCGATGACCCCGGAGTACCTCTGGTGCCCATGATCATTGGAGG CCCGGAGCCCGGCAAGCCTCAACCCAAGGTCGAGATTCCAACGACCATTACCGACGTCACCGGCAGAGAGGACGAGTTCACGCTGGACGTGCAGGGGTTTCACTACGTCAAGCACGAGAGCCAGGTAACGAActgggacgacgatgaagagatCAAGCGGGTGAACTACCCGGAAATGGAGAAGCTGTGCTGGAAAGTCCTCTCAGAAACCGCCAACAT GCCCAAACCTTGCTTGGTTCACATCATGACGCACATCATCCGCCGCGGTcccaaggacggcgagggacCCAAAGGACCGGCGCCGCTGTACGGCGTTCACGTCGACCAATCCTTCAAAGCTGCCGAGGGTGTCGCCCAGAGATGGCTGGGCGACAGGGCGGAAGAGCTGCTCAAGAAGCCGCGGTACCAGATCATCAACGCAA ACCCTTTCGCCGTGTCCGACGCCAGAACCATCCCCGACTCGGATCTGGTGTTCGTGCCGGTGCGCTTCCCGGACCACGACAccgaggcggtcgaggtgCGGCCCCCGACGAACTCGCCTCACAAATGGTACTTCAAGGACAAGCAGCAGACGGACGACGTGTTGTTCTTCAAGCAGGTGGACTCGAGCACAAAGCCGGGAGTCCCGAGGAGAGTGCCTCACTGCGCCTTCAAGGACACCGACTTGCCCGAGGGGGCCGGCGAGCCGAGGGCGAGTATCGAGGTCAGAGCATTCGTTTTCTACGACGAAGACTAG
- a CDS encoding Major facilitator superfamily transporter, whose product MPRPDHPASPTDSQMTFTEPQAPTTLFKEDPGPADSSSDHPSTIQQPDPEKSAGAPTPAGGAKPSYPGSDAPDGGVVAWLVVLGAWCTSFCSFGWVNSVGAFQEYYQNDLLRNYSPSTISWIPSLQIFFMMALGPVIGKLYDNYGPRWLILVGSFLHVFGLMMTSLSTQYWQILLAQGICSAVGVAAIFQPALNTIHGWFNVNRGAAFGLLSTGSSIGGIVFPIMVTRLIKSVGYGWAMRICAFMILGLLIIANLTVKSLHPPRPQKVNREQLLRPFKEFEFVCVVVGFFLFTYGIFVPINYIQVQALEAGMDPDLAQYLVAMLNAGSLFGRIASGILGDKIGKYNIFVVVCYLTSIWMLALWIPANTDGALIAFAVLFGFCSGAYVSLIAPLVAQISPFQEIGFRTGITFFTNSIGGLTTNPINGAILAGPSGWIGIKVFSGVFCLAGTTFILAARIHRTGWKLAVAF is encoded by the exons ATGCCACGACCAGACCATCCCGCGTCTCCGACAGACTCCCAAATGACCTTCACAGAGCCCCAGGCACCGACGACATTATTCAAAGAGGATCCGGGCCCAGCGGACTCCTCCTCCGACCACCCATCGACGATCCAGCAGCCCGATCCCGAAAAGAGCGCCGGCGCCCCTACACCAGCCGGGGGCGCGAAGCCGTCGTATCCCGGAAGCGATGcgcccgacggcggcgtcgtggcTTGGCTCGTCGTGCTCGGCGCGTGGTGTACATCCTTTTGCAGTTTCGGATGGGTAAACA GCGTGGGGGCTTTCCAGGAGTACTACCAGAACGACCTGCTGAGGAACTACTCGCCCAGCACCATATCATGGATCCCCTCCCTCCAGATCTTCTTCATGATGGCCCTG GGCCCCGTCATCGGAAAACTGTACGACAACTATGGCCCGCGCTGGCTGATCCTCGTCGGCTCGTTCCTCCACGTCTTCGGCCTCATGATGACGTCCCTCTCGACGCAGTACTGGCagatcctcctcgcccagggCATCTgctccgccgtcggcgtcgcggccaTCTTCCAGCCCGccctcaacaccatccacGGCTGGTTCAACGTCAaccgcggcgccgccttcggccTGCTGTCCACCGGCTccagcatcggcggcatcgtcttcCCCATCATGGTCACGCGGCTCATCAAGTCCGTCGGGTACGGCTGGGCGATGCGCATCTGCGCCTTCATGatcctcggcctgctcatCATTGCCAACCTCACCGTCAAGTCGCTGCACCCGCCGCGCCCGCAAAAGGTCAACCGGGAGCAGCTCCTCCGCCCCTTCAAGGAGTTCGAGTTCgtctgcgtcgtcgtcggcttcttcctcttcaccTACGGCATCTTCGTCCCCATCAACTACATCCAGGTGCaggcgctcgaggccggcatggACCCCGACCTGGCGCAGTACCTCGTCGCCATGCTCAACGCCGGCAGCCTCTTCGGGCGCATCGCCTCGGGCATCCTGGGCGACAAGATCGGCAAGTACAACATCTTCGTCGTGGTGTGCTACCTGACCTCGATCTGGATGTTGGCCCTCTGGATCCCCGCCAACACGGACGGCGCGctcatcgccttcgccgtGCTCTTCGGCTTCTGCTCCGGCGCCTACGTGTCGCTCATCGCGCCGCTCGTGGCGCAGATCTCGCCGTTCCAGGAGATCGGCTTCCGGACGGGCATCACGTTCTTCACCAACTCGATCGGCGGTCTGACGACGAACCCGATCAACGGCGCGATCTTGGCTGGGCCCAGTGGTTGGATCGGCATCAAGGTCTTTTCCGGAGTTTTCTGCCTTGCGGGGACGACGTTCATTCTCGCGGCGAGAATTCACCGGACCGGTTGGAAGTTGGCTGTTGCATTTTGA
- a CDS encoding Integral membrane protein: MRTMMADELVAASPPPPGVESNFNNPTESLVPQVLVVSIVLNLLAILFCAVRLYTAKVIIRRHQLDDTLIFVGLVFATAYSVVQVYETRKGAGHHIWDVSRADTVAFHKLSMVDLAFYSLSILFTKASILVFYLRFPLKPSVRLVVYIVMFATVAYSAAGALGWAYLCAPMAKIWDPDTPGTCVDRSAWWLMLSVSNVATDLAILLLPIWILSPLSLRLVKKIEMTIFLMAGGFVLGPSIVRMVMIPLGFNNSDFTWTASISIIWCVVEANVGIICTCLPFLKAFLKHVSPNIAKRFSVPDEPKSPTVFDRAAALQSLPPKPKSACRKSLGRPTVDDVPDAEMQAVKRNWPLKNDEPFDHVDYRSIRVSHDQRSPLAVKPVEFAEMV; this comes from the exons ATGCGGACAATGATGGCagacgagctcgtcgccgcgtcGCCTCCCCCGCCGGGCGTGGAGTCCAACTTCAACAACCCGACCGAGTCCCTGGTGCcccaggtcctcgtcgtctctATCGTGCTCAACCTGctcgccatcctcttctGTGCCGTCCGCCTGTACACGGCCAAGGTCATCATCCGCCGCCACCAGCTCGACGACAccctcatcttcgtcggcctcgtcttcgcgACCGCCTACTCTGTGGTCCAGGTCTATGAGACCCGAAAGGGTGCTGGCCACCACATCTGGGATGTCAGCCGCGCCGACACCGTCGCCTTCCACAAGCTGAGTATGGTCGACCTCGCCTTCTACAGCCTGTCCATCCTCTTCACAAAGGCctccatcctcgtcttctaCCTGCGCTTCCCGCTGAAGCCGTCCGTGAGGCTTGTCGTCTACATCGTCATGTTCGCCACCGTCGCCtactcggccgccggcgccctcggctGGGCCTACCTCTGCGCGCCCATGGCCAAGATCTGGGACCCGGACACGCCGGGGACCTGTGTTGACCGCTCCGCCTGGTGGCTGATGCTCTCCGTCTCCAACGTTGCTACCGACCTCGCCATCCTGTTACTTCCAATATGGATTCTGTCGCCTCTGTCGCTGAGGCTGGTCAAGAAGATCGAGATGACCATCTTCCTGATGGCCGGTGGATT CGTCCTTGGGCCGAGCATCGTGCGTATGGTCATGATCCCCCTCGGCTTCAATAACTCGGATTTTACTTGGACCGCCtccatcagcatcatctggTG CGTAGTGGAGGCCAACGTCGGCATCATCTGCACCTGTCTCCCCTTCCTCAAGGCCTTCCTGAAGCACGTGTCGCCCAACATCGCCAAGCGCTTCTCCGTGCCGGACGAGCCCAAGTCGCCCACCGTCTTCGACCGCGCCGCGGCGCTGCAGAGCCTCCCGCCAAAGCCCAAGTCCGCCTGCCGCAAGAGCCTCGGGCGGCCGACCGTGGACGACGTGCCGGACGCCGAGATGCAGGCGGTCAAGCGGAACTGGCCGCTGAAGAACGACGAGCCGTTCGACCACGTCGATTACCGCAGCATCCGGGTGTCGCACGACCAGAGGTCGCCGCTTGCCGTGAAGCCTGTCGAGTTCGCGGAAATGGTGTGA
- a CDS encoding Serin endopeptidase — MHLFRLLLVATGVGGVLARLDHPLMRRADDDNAPETAANKTTVEPKRFIVEFNQGTDAATAAADMAAQRGARVLRVFASEVFAGAALETDAENIDSLRALAPVKEAWQSRKLRLAPGAPEATFSGNATAIDYDIHHMTGVDKLHAAGVTGKGAKVAVVDTGIWYTHEALGGGFGEGFKVAGGYDFVGDGSWPTEGQVKNPDADPLDQQGHGTHVAGIIAGNSSILTGVAPEATLYAYKVFGSVDGTDEDTLIEAFIAAYDAGVDIITSSIGGLSGFSDNAWAVVASRLVDQGVVITISAGNDGQAGAFAASSGSSGDHVVAVASVEADVLASSSFRGVFSLDGRSNETRVAYRAVEDWFPSEVRDWPIVPLSLDTGTADEACNPLPADTPDLTGVVALVRRGGCNFDQKQSNLAAFNASHILFYSNEMPLVRPTTGDASSLIAMVDAHVGAAIIDTVKAGGNVTADFTERPILHIVGIKNEENGGVASQFTSIGATNDLLLKPDVAAPGGQILSSYVGGGYAILSGTSMSCPYVAGIAALYVGKFGGRGAHGPEWAKSLAMRLIASGDAIPWDDGRLENNKYDFLAPVAQVGTGLVNATKVLGYETTLSFAKFALNDTHHFSRYHTVDITNTGARPVTYTFEKQESGGMNTVNLDPGVWGTPKIAWFEEVMAAPQKMTPHISFPGGAFTVQPGETRTAQFNFKYPENQGLDPAKLPLYSGKVLVRGSNGETLGVPYLGLAADLHKDVGIMFQYPIGFPRITSTRQDILIADKANFTFDLDPAVQDFPNLYTRVQYATRELRWDIFEASWVERDWKYPPVVGEAGFVGAATSWAKASGKNFIDPSVDDPSDIVTLPMRDVPRDITGLYGVELWWLGRLANGTQIAPGKYKMRFAALVPFGNPEASDNWDVFETPAFEVLPLEVEE, encoded by the exons ATGCATCTgttccgcctcctcctcgtcgccacgGGCGTCGGCGGTGTCCTCGCCCGGCTTGACCACCCGCTCATGCGCcgggccgacgacgacaacgcccCCGAGACCGCGGCCAACAAGACGACCGTCGAGCCCAAGCGCTTCATCGTCGAGTTCAACCAG GGCACCgatgccgccaccgccgccgccgacatggccGCCCAGCGCGGCGCCCGGGTCCTCCGCGTCTTCGCCAGCGAGgtcttcgccggcgccgcacTCGAGACGGACGCCGAGAACATCGACTCGCTGCGTGCCCTGGCGCCCGTCAAGGAGGCGTGGCAGTCGCGCAAGCTGAGGCTCGCACCCGGCGCGCCGGAGGCGACCTTCAGCGGCAACGCGACGGCCATCGACTATGACATTCACCACATGACGGGCGTCGACAAGCTGCACGCGGCGGGCGTGACGGGCAAGGGCGCCAAGGTTGCCGTTGTCGATACGGGTATCTGGTACACCCATGAAGCG CTTGGTGGCGGCTTCGGAGAAGGGTTCAAGGTTGCCGGCGGTTATGACTTTGTCGGCGATGGAT CTTGGCCAACCGAAGGCCAAGTCAAGAACCCCGACGCCGACCCGTTGGACCAGCAAGGCCACGGAACCCATGTCGCCGGTATCATCGCCGGGAACAGCAGCAT CCTTACCGGGGTTGCCCCTGAAGCGACTCTGTACGCCTACAAAGTCTTTGGCTCCGTCGACGGCACGGATGAAGACACTTTGATCGAGGCCTTCATTGCAGCCTACGATGCGGGT GTCGATATCATCACGTCCTCCATCGGTGGCTTAAGCGGCTTCTCAGACAACGCctgggccgtcgtcgcctcccGGCTCGTCGATCAGGGCGTTGTCATCACCATCTCcgccggcaacgacggccaggcgggcgccttcgccgccagcagcggcTCCTCGGGTgaccacgtcgtcgccgtcgcctccgtcgaggccgacgtccttgcctcctcgtccttcagGGGCGTCTtcagcctcgacggccgctCCAACGAGACGCGCGTGGCGTACAGGGCCGTTGAGGACTGGTTCCCTTCCGAGGTCAGGGACTGGCCCATCGTGCCCCTGAGCCTCGacaccggcaccgccgacgaggcgtGTAACCCCTTGCCCGCCGATACGCCCGATCTCACaggcgtcgtcgccctcgtgcGCCGCGGGGGCTGCAACTTTGACCAGAAGCAGAGCaacctcgccgccttcaatGCCTCTCACATCCTCTTCTACAGCAACGAGATGCCGCTCGTGCGGCCGACGACCGGAGACGCAAGCAGCCTCATcgccatggtcgacgcccacgtcggcgccgccatcatcgacaccgtcaaggccggcggcaatGTCACGGCTGACTTCACCGAGAGGCCCATCCTCCACATCGTCGGCATCAAGAACGAGGAGAACGGCGGCGTGGCCAGCCAGTTTACGTCCATCGGCGCGACCAacgacctcctcctcaagcCCGACGTCGCGGCTCCCGGCGGACAGATCCTCAGCTCCtatgtcggcggcggctacgcCATCCTCAGCGGCACGTCCATGTCGTGCCCGTACGTGGCCGGCATCGCGGCGCTATACGTCGGCAAGTtcggcggccgtggcgctCACGGGCCCGAGTGGGCAAAGAGCCTCGCCATGCGCCTCATCGCCTCGGGGGACGCGATCCCCTGGGACGACGGCCGGCTCGAGAACAACAAGTACGACTTCCTCGCGCCCGTGGCACAGGTAGGCACcggcctcgtcaacgccaCAAAGGTCCTCGGGTACGAGACGACCTTGTCGTTTGCCAAGTTCGCCCTCAACGACACTCACCACTTCAGCCGCTACCACACCGTCGACATCACCAACACCGGCGCCCGGCCCGTGACATACACCTTTGAGAAGCAGGAGTCTGGTGGCATGAACACCGTCAACCTGGACCCCGGTGTGTGGGGGACGCCCAAGATCGCCTGGTTCGAGGAGGTCATGGCCGCGCCGCAGAAGATGACGCCGCACATCTCCttccccggcggcgccttcaccGTCCAGCCGGGCGAGACGAGGACGGCTCAGTTCAACTTCAAGTACCCAGAGAATCAGGGACTCGACCCGGCCAAGTTGCCCTTGTACAGTGGCAAGGTCCTGGTCAGGGGCAGCAACGGCGAGACGCTCGGCGTGCCGTACCTGGGGCTGGCTGCTGACCTGCACAAGGACGTCGGTATCATGTTCCAGTACCCGATCGGCTTCCCGCGCATCACGTCGACCCGCCAGgacatcctcatcgccgacaaggccaacTTCACCTTCGACCTGGATCCGGCCGTCCAGGACTTCCCGAACCTGTACACGAGGGTCCAGTACGCGACACGCGAGCTGCGGTGGGACATCTTCGAGGCCTCGTGGGTCGAGAGGGACTGGAAGTACCctcccgtcgtcggcgaggccggcttcgtgggcgcggcgacgagctgggcCAAGGCATCGGGGAAGAACTTCATCGACCCCAGCGTCGACGACCCCAGCGACATCGTCACCCTGCCCATGCGCGATGTGCCCCGAGACATCACAGGGCTGTACGGCGTCGAGCTATGGTGGCTCGGCCGTCTGGCGAACGGTACACAGATCGCCCCGGGCAAGTATAAGATGCGGTTTGCGGCACTGGTCCCGTTTGGGAACCCTGAGGCATCCGACAACTGGGACGTCTTCGAGACTCCCGCTTTCGAGGTGTTGCCGCTGGAGGTGGAAGAATAG
- a CDS encoding Sugar porter family MFS transporter, which yields MSNDITDKTASQPHDNIHVEKGPSLTHQLNDVSLNDKGLNSEAHEGTNIEHSFGVWQGMKTYKRAAFWSILISTTVIMEGYDVTLIGSFYGYPAFREKYGEYLDEKNGYQISSSWQQKFNSIGAVANIVGALLNGYFTPKYGHRMVLIASLIWLAAFVFVVFFAHNIEMQLAGQVLCNIPWGVFATTGPAYAAEVTPLAIRGYLTSYVNLCWCIGQFISAGVLKGLVEVEGQWSYKIPFAIQWVWPVPLIIAAYMAPESPWHHVRNGNLDAAKKSLARLSEPEHNVDLDATVAMMVHTNKLEIEEQAGATLFDCFKGTNLRRTEIACMAFMSQITNGGALCYSGSFFFQQTGLDAPTSYAIGLGGTAIAFVGTCISWLYIYKFGRRTIWMVGFTLLVACLWIIGFLALAPKQEGAIVWGQSILCIVWLGFYSMSVGPIVYTIISEVGSTRLRIQTVVLARSTYYVGNIICGGILQPKMLAPGDWDWKGKTAFFWAILATLTWVWGYFRLFETKGRTFGEMDVMFQKRVSARKSAKYDLTADEMFLADQVQPLSRNATEKI from the exons ATGTCGAACGACATCACCGACAAGACGGCGTCGCAGCCGCATGACAACATCCACGTCGAGAAGGGCCCTTCCCTCACCCACCAGCTCAACGATGTCTCCCTTAACGACAAGGGCCTCAACTCCGAGGCCCACGAAGGTACCAACATCGAGCACAGCTTCGGTGTCTGGCAGGGCATGAAGACGTACAAGCGTGCCGCTTTCTGGTCCATCC TCATCTCGACCACCGTCATCATGGAAGGCTATGATGTGACCCTCATTGGTTCCTTCTACGGATACCCTGCATTCCGTGAGAAGTACGGCGAATATCTCGATGAAAAGAACGGCTATCAgatctcgtcctcgtggCAACAAAAGTTCAATTCtatcggcgccgtcgccaacaTTGTCGGGGCTCTTCTGAACGGATACTTCACGCCCAAGTACGGCCACCGCATGGTCCTCATCGCGTCTCTCATCTGGCTGGCCGCCTTTGTCTTTGTCGTCTTCTTTGCGCACAACATCGAGATGCAATTAGCTGGACAGGTCCTCTGCAACATTCCCTGGGGCGTCTTTGCCACGACCGGCCCTGcctacgccgccgaggtgaCGCCTCTGGCCATCCGCGGCTACCTGACGTCGTACGTGAACCTCTGCTGGTGCATTGGCCAGTTCATCTCGGCCGGTGTCCTcaagggcctcgtcgaggtcgaaggtCAGTGGAGCTACAAGATCCCGTTCGCCATCCAGTGGGTGTGGCCCGTCCCCCTCATCATCGCGGCGTACATGGCCCCCGAGTCTCCGTGGCACCACGTCCGCAACGgcaacctcgacgccgccaagaagtCGCTCGCCCGCCTTTCGGAGCCCGAGCACAACGTCGACCTGGACGCCACGGTTGCCATGATGGTGCACACGAACAAgctcgagatcgaggagcAGGCGGGCGCCACCTTGTTCGACTGCTTCAAGGGCACCAACCTCCGCCGTACCGAGATCGCCTGCATGGCCTTCATGTCCCAGATCACCAACGGAGGCGCCCTCTGCTACTCGggctccttcttcttccagcaGACCGGTCTCGACGCCCCCACCTCGTACGCCATCGGCTTGGGAGGCACCGCCATTGCCTTCGTCGGCACCTGCATCTCCTGGCTCTACATCTACAAGTTTGGTCGCCGGACCATCTGGATGGTCGGCTTTACCCTTCTCGTTGCTTGCCTGTGGATCATCGGATTCCTCGCACTCGCCCCGAAGCAAGAAGGCGCCATCGTCTGGGGCCAGTCGATCCTGTGTATCGTCTGGCTCGGCTTCTACTCCATGTCTGTCGGTCCGATTGTATACACCATCATCTCTGAAGTCGGTTCGACCCGTCTCCGAATCCAAACCGTCGTCCTGGCTCGCAGCACCTACTACGTCGGCAACATCATCTGCGGCGGTATTCTCCAGCCCAAGATGCTGGCCCCCGGTGATTGGGATTGGAAGGGAAAGACT GCATTCTTCTGGGCCATCCTCGCCACGCTTACCTGGGTCTGGGGTTACTTCCGCTTGTTCGAGACAAAGGGCCGCACCTTTGGCGAGATGGACGTTATGTTCCAGAAGCGCGTTTCGGCTCGCAAGTCGGCCAAGTACGACCTCACTGCCGACGAGATGTTCCTCGCCGATCAAGTCCAGCCCCTCAGCAGGAACGCGACGGAGAAGATCTAA